A window from Sus scrofa isolate TJ Tabasco breed Duroc chromosome 2, Sscrofa11.1, whole genome shotgun sequence encodes these proteins:
- the TP53I11 gene encoding tumor protein p53-inducible protein 11 isoform X1, whose amino-acid sequence MAAKQPPPLMKKHSQTDLVSRLKTRKILGVGGEDDDGEVHRSKISQVLGNEIKFAVREPLGLRVWQFVSAVLFSSIAIMVSPCATPGLRPPPLPRHPCCRSPRWPSCRGPICPGSLAASVSCSPEIHPHLCPALKHPRSRGPWSRLLVPGSPDPLSWLGGAGAVSVLTLDCCWGKEEMSRANFSSDSLTLGLLPAVRRPSPFLTGSTMQSLMQPM is encoded by the exons ATGGCAGCCAAGCAGCCCCCGCCCCTCATGAAGAAGCACAGCCAGACTGACCTTGTGAGCCGCCTGAAGACCCGCAAGATCCTTGGCGTGGGCGGGGAGGACGACGACGGGGAGGTCCACCGCTCCAAG ATCAGCCAGGTCCTGGGCAATGAAATCAAGTTTGCGGTTCGGGAGCCTTTGGGGCTCAG GGTCTGgcagtttgtttctgctgtgctcttctccagcattgccatcatgGTGAGTCCCTGCGCCACCCCTGGGCTccggccccctcccctgccccggcACCCCTGCTGCCGCTCCCCCCGTTGGCCATCATGCCGAGGCCCCATCTGTCCAGGCTCTCTGGCTGCCTCCGTGAGCTGTTCTCCTGAGATCCATCCCCACCTGTGCCCTGCCCTGAAGCATCCTAGATCCCGTGGTCCATGGTCCAGACTCCTCGTCCCTGGAAGCCCAGATCCTCTGTCCTGGCTTGGAGGGGCGGGGGCAGTCAGTGTCCTGACCCTGGACTGCTGCTGGGGGAAGGAAGAGATGTCCAGGGCAAATTTCAGCAGTGACTCCCTCACCCTGGGCCTCCTGCCCGCTGTCCGCAGGCCCTCGCCTTTCCTGACCGGCTCTACCATGCAGTCTTTGATGCAGCCCATGTGA
- the TP53I11 gene encoding tumor protein p53-inducible protein 11 isoform X2: protein MAAKQPPPLMKKHSQTDLVSRLKTRKILGVGGEDDDGEVHRSKISQVLGNEIKFAVREPLGLRVWQFVSAVLFSSIAIMALAFPDRLYHAVFDAAHVTSKTPIRLYGGALLSISLIMWNAFYTAEKVIIRWTLLTEACYFGVQFLVVTATLPETGLVSLGILLLLASPLVFVAISVYYYYQVGRKPKKV from the exons ATGGCAGCCAAGCAGCCCCCGCCCCTCATGAAGAAGCACAGCCAGACTGACCTTGTGAGCCGCCTGAAGACCCGCAAGATCCTTGGCGTGGGCGGGGAGGACGACGACGGGGAGGTCCACCGCTCCAAG ATCAGCCAGGTCCTGGGCAATGAAATCAAGTTTGCGGTTCGGGAGCCTTTGGGGCTCAG GGTCTGgcagtttgtttctgctgtgctcttctccagcattgccatcatg GCCCTCGCCTTTCCTGACCGGCTCTACCATGCAGTCTTTGATGCAGCCCATGTGACCAGCAAGACCCCCATCCGCCTCTATGGAGGCGCCCTGCTCA GCATCTCTCTGATCATGTGGAACGCTTTCTACACGGCTGAGAAGGTTATCATCCGGTGGACTCTGCTCACCGAAGCCTGCTACTTCGGGGTCCAGTTTTTGG TGGTCACTGCCACGCTACCCGAGACGGGCCTCGTGTCCCTGGGGATCCTGCTGCTCCTGGCCAGCCCCCTCGTTTTTGTCGCCATCAGCGTTTACTACTATTACCAAGTCGGCCGAAAACCCAAGAAAGTGTAG